In one Spirosoma rigui genomic region, the following are encoded:
- a CDS encoding FKBP-type peptidyl-prolyl cis-trans isomerase, with protein MSLKNFGKAALIVAVVAACGKNRVQVTDNGLKYQIHEQAEGTRKGKVGDILTLHLTLMNNKDSVLRDTHKEGAPFQMLLQVPPFKGSYEEGLTMLGKGDSATFYVSADSLFTRAMQPLPPGVQKGTDIGIAVKVVNVQTEDEYKKTQAADFEKQKGIDTKIMDNYVAKNGLTGKIQKTESGVYYVVTQPGTGPTPSRGDAVQVHYTGKLLDGKVFDSSRTNPQSGGKPAQFQVGVGMVIPGWEEGVMKMHKGEKATLIIPSTLAYGPRGNQGIAPNSVLLFDIELLDIQKGQPNMGQPGMPQPGR; from the coding sequence ATGTCTCTTAAAAATTTCGGGAAAGCCGCCCTGATCGTCGCTGTTGTAGCGGCCTGCGGTAAAAACCGCGTGCAGGTAACGGACAACGGCCTGAAGTATCAAATCCACGAGCAAGCCGAAGGCACCCGCAAAGGTAAAGTTGGCGACATTCTGACGCTGCACCTGACGCTGATGAACAATAAGGACTCGGTACTGCGCGACACGCACAAAGAAGGAGCCCCCTTCCAGATGCTGCTGCAGGTTCCCCCCTTTAAAGGATCGTATGAAGAAGGCCTGACGATGCTGGGTAAAGGCGATAGTGCTACGTTCTACGTAAGCGCCGATTCGCTGTTTACGCGCGCCATGCAGCCACTGCCTCCGGGTGTTCAAAAAGGGACCGACATTGGCATTGCCGTAAAAGTCGTTAACGTACAAACCGAAGACGAATACAAGAAAACGCAGGCCGCTGACTTCGAGAAGCAGAAAGGCATCGATACCAAGATCATGGACAACTACGTAGCCAAAAATGGCCTGACGGGTAAAATCCAGAAAACGGAATCGGGCGTTTACTACGTAGTAACCCAGCCGGGTACGGGTCCAACCCCAAGCCGGGGTGATGCCGTACAGGTACACTACACCGGTAAACTACTGGATGGTAAGGTATTTGACAGTTCGCGCACGAACCCACAGTCGGGTGGTAAGCCTGCTCAATTCCAGGTGGGCGTCGGCATGGTTATTCCCGGTTGGGAAGAAGGTGTCATGAAAATGCACAAAGGCGAGAAAGCAACCCTGATCATTCCGTCGACGCTGGCCTACGGTCCACGCGGCAACCAGGGTATTGCGCCTAATTCGGTTCTGCTGTTCGATATCGAACTGCTCGACATTCAGAAAGGCCAGCCTAACATGGGCCAGCCAGGGATGCCGCAGCCAGGTCGGTAA
- a CDS encoding FKBP-type peptidyl-prolyl cis-trans isomerase: MNRIPTCSFWAYFLLASSLLLGSCQQPGEALTDRKKRENEAEIEQYIAQNNLNATKTAEGIYFIQTKTVPDGQAPKDGDEVRYHYIARRLDGLIVDSTDIAGNIPSRVVLNSFNTRGITLGRYSGIIKLKQGEEGSVLVPSYLDGGRVGSLLLPQYAPVRYDLRIVSVRNEDQQIENYISTNKINVTTKTADGLRVAVTQAQPDSVAITTGKTVTLNYTGKLMDGTQFDSNVAGTFQVRIGEKQLVTGFENGLSTLRAGEKATIIFPSALGYSTIGSGARVPPYSPLAFEVQILKVQ; encoded by the coding sequence ATGAACCGTATACCGACCTGCTCGTTCTGGGCATATTTCCTGCTGGCCTCTTCACTGCTTCTGGGGTCCTGCCAGCAGCCCGGCGAAGCACTGACCGACCGTAAGAAGCGGGAAAACGAAGCCGAGATTGAGCAGTACATTGCCCAAAACAATCTGAACGCGACAAAGACGGCTGAGGGAATTTACTTCATCCAGACCAAGACCGTTCCAGACGGGCAGGCTCCAAAAGATGGCGATGAGGTTCGATACCATTACATTGCCCGTCGTCTGGACGGCCTCATTGTAGACAGCACCGACATTGCCGGTAACATCCCTTCCCGTGTTGTTCTGAACAGCTTTAACACCCGGGGTATTACCCTTGGACGCTACAGCGGTATCATCAAGCTCAAGCAGGGCGAAGAAGGCTCGGTACTGGTTCCCTCCTACCTCGACGGCGGACGGGTTGGTTCGCTGCTACTCCCGCAGTATGCACCTGTCCGATACGATCTTCGTATCGTAAGCGTGCGGAATGAAGATCAACAGATCGAGAATTACATTAGCACGAACAAGATTAACGTCACCACGAAGACGGCCGATGGACTGCGGGTGGCAGTAACCCAGGCACAACCGGACTCGGTAGCGATCACAACGGGAAAAACCGTTACCCTCAACTACACCGGTAAACTTATGGATGGCACCCAATTTGACTCCAACGTTGCCGGAACCTTTCAGGTACGTATCGGTGAGAAGCAGTTAGTAACTGGATTCGAGAATGGACTGTCTACGTTAAGAGCTGGTGAAAAAGCAACGATCATTTTTCCGTCGGCATTAGGCTACAGCACCATTGGATCAGGAGCAAGGGTTCCTCCTTACAGTCCTTTGGCTTTTGAGGTACAGATTCTAAAGGTTCAGTAA
- the rdgB gene encoding RdgB/HAM1 family non-canonical purine NTP pyrophosphatase, translating to MELCFATNNAHKLDEVSAILGDAFTLKTLSDIGCTDELPETSGTIPGNSRQKAEYVWTHFGVSCFADDSGLEVDALNGEPGVDSAHYSGTRDHARNIETLLTNLSGQTNRRARFVTVFTLILHGVEHQFEGTVDGQILTEVRGAGGFGYDPIFQPDGHDRTFAEMSSAEKNGISHRSRALSKMVAYLSEQVG from the coding sequence ATGGAACTCTGCTTTGCTACCAACAACGCCCACAAACTAGACGAAGTATCGGCCATTCTCGGCGATGCATTTACGTTGAAAACCCTCAGCGACATCGGCTGTACAGATGAACTCCCCGAAACGTCAGGAACAATACCGGGTAACTCGCGTCAGAAAGCCGAGTATGTCTGGACGCACTTTGGCGTGTCCTGCTTCGCCGATGATTCGGGCCTGGAAGTCGATGCCCTCAATGGTGAGCCGGGTGTCGACTCAGCCCATTATTCCGGCACCCGCGATCACGCCCGGAACATCGAAACCTTGCTCACCAACCTGTCGGGCCAGACGAACCGACGGGCACGCTTCGTAACGGTCTTCACGCTTATCCTGCACGGTGTCGAGCACCAGTTCGAAGGAACTGTCGACGGACAGATTTTAACCGAGGTACGTGGTGCGGGCGGCTTTGGATACGATCCTATTTTCCAGCCCGACGGCCACGACCGCACCTTTGCTGAGATGAGTTCGGCGGAGAAAAACGGTATCAGTCACCGCTCACGCGCCCTGAGCAAAATGGTCGCGTATCTGAGCGAGCAGGTAGGATAA
- a CDS encoding peptidylprolyl isomerase: protein MSVINKIRERSGLAVGVIAVSLILFIVGGDLLGGRSLLFGGDQQKIGEIAGKSIAYPDFNAKVDELRAQFEQQTGRAPAEQDIAQLREQAWNQMLFEIAYQKEFDKLGLKVSPEELVDMVQGNNISPAVRQAFTNPQTGVFDKSGIISYLKGLKNLPPQQQQAWANFEKNLASDRLREKYEGLMRLSIFATTAEAQKEYQAQNTKADVKFLFVPYYAINDTTVKVTDSQLQDYLDKHKDEYPGVNSRSIQYVTFSVAPSKEDSATLYNDIKNLARGLGAAQNDSTFAQQNSDVRVPLYMTAGEMPEQLRASIPTFSPGGIYGPFREGNTYFIYKYGGTKRDTSFTARASHILIQPAAKTDSAKAEARRRAEAILSQIQGGASFEALAQTNSADGSAQNGGDLGYFKNNGQMVKPFETAVFGATSAGLIPRLVETDFGYHIIKVTQPKTNVLYRIAAIGKTITPSQITRDEALRKADEFASQVRTKEAFDAKVKEDKSLVMATAERIPEGANQINALTEARPVVRWAFDDKTDINDVSEPFEIGDQYVIAVLTNKTDKDDVKVTDYKNELTAKVRNLLKAEQIVSKLGSATGSLEAMAQKYGAGALVETVPDVNLATGFLRSAGVDPVALGTAFGLKPGKRSKPVVGEAGVLVLETTKVTPASAVADYALYKTQLQQNNASRTGFYINEAIKEAAKVEDRRAKFY from the coding sequence ATGTCTGTCATTAATAAGATCAGAGAACGTTCAGGGCTCGCTGTCGGTGTTATTGCCGTCAGTTTGATTCTGTTCATTGTGGGTGGAGATCTACTCGGCGGCCGCAGCCTGCTGTTCGGTGGGGATCAACAAAAGATCGGCGAAATTGCCGGTAAATCCATCGCTTATCCGGATTTCAACGCCAAAGTGGACGAACTCCGGGCGCAGTTTGAGCAGCAGACGGGCCGCGCACCCGCCGAGCAGGATATCGCTCAGCTACGCGAACAAGCCTGGAATCAGATGCTGTTCGAAATAGCCTACCAGAAGGAGTTTGACAAACTTGGCCTGAAAGTCTCGCCCGAAGAACTCGTCGACATGGTGCAGGGAAACAACATCAGCCCCGCTGTTCGGCAGGCGTTCACAAATCCTCAAACGGGTGTGTTCGATAAGAGCGGTATTATCAGCTACCTGAAAGGGCTGAAAAACCTGCCCCCTCAGCAGCAACAGGCCTGGGCTAACTTTGAGAAGAATCTGGCTTCTGACCGGCTTCGGGAAAAATACGAAGGGCTGATGCGGTTGTCGATTTTCGCTACTACTGCCGAAGCGCAGAAGGAGTACCAGGCGCAGAATACCAAGGCCGACGTGAAATTTCTGTTCGTACCCTACTACGCCATCAATGACACGACGGTAAAAGTGACCGATTCACAACTGCAGGATTACCTGGACAAGCACAAGGATGAATATCCCGGTGTCAACAGCCGCTCGATCCAGTACGTGACGTTTTCGGTTGCTCCGTCGAAGGAAGACAGCGCAACGCTGTACAACGATATTAAAAACCTCGCCCGTGGTCTGGGTGCTGCGCAGAACGATTCGACGTTTGCTCAGCAAAACAGCGACGTTCGGGTGCCGCTTTATATGACCGCCGGCGAGATGCCCGAGCAACTTCGCGCGTCGATTCCAACTTTCTCGCCGGGTGGTATCTACGGTCCGTTCCGGGAAGGTAACACATACTTTATCTACAAGTACGGTGGTACCAAGCGGGATACCAGCTTCACGGCCCGCGCCAGCCACATCCTGATTCAGCCGGCTGCCAAGACTGATTCGGCTAAAGCCGAAGCCCGTCGCCGGGCCGAAGCCATCCTGAGCCAGATCCAGGGCGGTGCCAGCTTCGAAGCCCTGGCCCAAACGAACAGTGCCGATGGCTCTGCCCAGAATGGCGGTGACCTTGGTTACTTCAAAAATAACGGCCAGATGGTGAAGCCATTTGAAACGGCTGTGTTTGGCGCTACGTCGGCCGGTCTTATTCCGCGTCTCGTAGAAACCGATTTCGGTTACCACATCATTAAAGTAACCCAGCCGAAAACAAACGTCCTGTATCGCATTGCTGCCATTGGCAAAACGATCACACCAAGCCAGATCACCCGCGATGAAGCACTCCGGAAAGCCGACGAGTTTGCGTCGCAGGTGCGGACGAAAGAGGCTTTCGATGCAAAGGTGAAGGAAGATAAATCGCTCGTAATGGCTACGGCCGAACGGATTCCGGAAGGTGCTAACCAGATCAATGCCCTGACCGAAGCCCGTCCCGTTGTTCGGTGGGCGTTCGACGATAAGACGGATATCAACGACGTATCGGAGCCTTTCGAAATTGGTGATCAGTACGTGATTGCCGTCCTGACCAACAAGACCGATAAGGACGACGTTAAAGTCACCGACTATAAGAATGAACTGACGGCTAAAGTACGTAACCTGCTGAAAGCTGAACAGATTGTTAGTAAGCTGGGCAGCGCTACGGGATCGCTCGAAGCAATGGCGCAGAAATACGGCGCTGGCGCTCTGGTTGAAACCGTACCTGATGTGAACCTGGCTACCGGCTTCCTGCGTAGCGCGGGTGTCGATCCGGTTGCTCTGGGTACTGCCTTCGGTCTGAAGCCTGGCAAACGCTCGAAGCCTGTAGTAGGCGAAGCAGGTGTATTAGTACTGGAGACGACGAAGGTCACGCCGGCATCCGCTGTTGCTGACTACGCCCTGTACAAGACACAGCTTCAGCAGAACAACGCATCCCGTACGGGTTTCTACATCAATGAAGCCATCAAAGAGGCTGCTAAAGTAGAAGACCGCCGAGCTAAGTTCTATTAG
- a CDS encoding DUF3291 domain-containing protein gives MTTISITAFRYKPLARFRAFANMGRILMQPLRADGLQFSKLMGSGVDFGLIPDLSTYVFLGVWDTITTAQSFSRTQIYQHLNQGTVETGTLYLRPERAHGLWDGVNPFTTGEARSGREKSETSGNPVAVLTRATIRPRALPDFWRHVPQARQRLADQADQLLFGIGVGEVPLVQQCTISVWRSSAAVDQYAYRQSGHKEVVRLTRERKWYSEELFARFTVLRAEGQLFAGIQTLIS, from the coding sequence ATGACCACCATTTCCATTACCGCATTCCGGTATAAACCCCTGGCCCGATTTCGCGCTTTTGCCAATATGGGTCGGATACTCATGCAGCCGCTCCGCGCCGACGGGTTGCAATTCAGCAAACTGATGGGGAGTGGGGTTGATTTTGGTTTGATTCCCGACCTATCGACTTACGTATTTCTAGGCGTTTGGGATACCATAACAACGGCACAGTCTTTTTCCCGGACACAGATCTACCAGCATCTGAATCAGGGCACTGTTGAAACGGGTACGCTCTACCTTCGGCCCGAGCGGGCGCACGGTTTATGGGATGGTGTCAATCCGTTTACAACCGGCGAGGCCCGGAGCGGACGGGAGAAAAGCGAAACGTCCGGAAATCCCGTTGCCGTGCTCACCCGCGCCACCATCCGGCCGCGCGCCCTACCTGATTTTTGGCGGCACGTCCCCCAGGCACGACAGCGATTGGCCGATCAGGCCGATCAGCTACTGTTCGGTATCGGCGTGGGCGAAGTGCCGCTGGTTCAGCAGTGTACTATTAGCGTCTGGCGGAGTTCGGCCGCCGTTGATCAGTACGCTTACCGGCAGAGCGGGCATAAAGAAGTGGTACGGCTGACGCGCGAACGCAAGTGGTATTCTGAAGAATTGTTTGCCCGCTTTACGGTACTCCGCGCAGAGGGACAACTATTCGCCGGTATTCAGACGCTGATATCCTGA
- a CDS encoding sll1863 family stress response protein: MKKTHLVLTQLKNVAGTIMLVASLALLQACGSDNKNESRTEDAMERTGDAIEADAKDATADARADLNEAGDDFERERKEAVANMNQEKDELDAKIDKLKADIKQKGREAKADSKDELAELEAKRKDLGNDIDKAQNATAAAWKDVKAGFKKAGRNIGNAFDKAEDKVDPDGKDD, translated from the coding sequence ATGAAAAAGACTCATCTCGTTTTGACTCAATTAAAGAATGTAGCCGGCACCATCATGCTGGTAGCCTCTCTGGCACTTTTGCAGGCTTGCGGATCGGACAACAAAAACGAATCCCGCACCGAAGATGCGATGGAACGTACCGGCGATGCCATTGAAGCAGATGCCAAGGATGCTACGGCCGATGCCCGTGCGGATTTGAATGAGGCTGGCGATGATTTTGAGCGCGAACGCAAAGAAGCCGTAGCCAACATGAACCAGGAAAAAGACGAACTGGATGCTAAAATCGACAAGTTAAAAGCCGATATCAAGCAGAAAGGCCGTGAAGCCAAGGCTGATTCGAAAGATGAACTGGCTGAACTTGAAGCGAAACGCAAAGACCTCGGCAACGATATCGATAAAGCACAGAACGCTACGGCCGCTGCTTGGAAAGATGTTAAAGCTGGCTTTAAAAAGGCAGGTCGTAACATCGGTAATGCCTTTGACAAGGCTGAAGATAAAGTAGATCCAGATGGCAAGGACGACTAG
- a CDS encoding thioredoxin family protein: protein MRTRRVTWLILGWLLLGLFPLVLAQTPKGYALGDAVADFRLKNVDGRTITLADYRAQKGIIVVFTSNHCPFSKAYEDRLIALDRQYAPQGFPVLAIMPNDPAIYEDDSFENMKIRAREKGYTYPYGLDETQVAKAFGATRTPQVYVLKQTKGQFVLEYVGTIDDSPQDSGSVRRRYVEEAVSRLLAGQPVPSPITKPIGCAIK from the coding sequence ATGAGAACAAGAAGGGTAACGTGGCTGATATTGGGGTGGCTGCTCCTGGGACTGTTTCCGCTGGTACTGGCGCAGACACCGAAGGGATACGCCCTTGGCGATGCCGTAGCCGACTTCCGACTGAAAAATGTGGACGGGCGTACCATTACACTGGCCGATTATCGGGCTCAGAAGGGAATAATAGTGGTGTTCACCAGTAACCATTGCCCGTTTTCCAAGGCATATGAAGACCGGCTTATTGCGCTCGATCGGCAGTATGCTCCGCAGGGATTTCCGGTGCTGGCCATCATGCCCAACGATCCGGCCATTTATGAGGACGATTCGTTCGAGAATATGAAGATACGGGCGCGCGAGAAAGGATATACCTATCCCTACGGGCTGGATGAGACTCAGGTTGCCAAAGCGTTTGGCGCAACCCGCACTCCGCAGGTATACGTGCTGAAGCAGACGAAGGGTCAGTTTGTGCTGGAATATGTAGGCACCATTGACGATAGCCCCCAGGATAGTGGTAGCGTAAGGCGTCGATATGTGGAAGAAGCCGTAAGCCGATTGCTGGCTGGCCAACCTGTTCCATCGCCAATCACCAAACCCATCGGGTGTGCCATAAAATAG
- a CDS encoding T9SS type A sorting domain-containing protein, whose amino-acid sequence MQRSADLNEFQTIGSVSAKGTTNNRQYYGLLDTAPLVGTNYYRLRQVDLDGASVLSKPISVVMDNSTPSFVLLGNPAQGQSLRVAPRNLPNASYRLTTLAGRELSLSQQSQSDGTLLLTPAHSLSAGQYLLRAELGSARLVQKVIVP is encoded by the coding sequence GTGCAGCGCTCCGCTGATTTGAACGAGTTTCAGACCATTGGCAGCGTATCCGCCAAAGGTACTACCAATAACCGCCAGTACTACGGGCTTCTTGACACGGCTCCATTAGTCGGCACCAACTACTACCGCCTGAGGCAGGTTGACCTCGATGGAGCAAGCGTCCTGTCGAAACCAATATCAGTTGTGATGGATAACAGTACACCTTCGTTTGTACTGCTGGGTAATCCTGCACAAGGTCAGAGTCTGCGGGTAGCACCCCGCAACTTGCCCAATGCCAGCTATCGGCTGACGACGCTGGCGGGTCGCGAACTTAGTCTATCGCAGCAGTCACAGTCCGATGGGACACTCCTGCTCACACCGGCGCATTCCCTTAGCGCGGGTCAGTATCTCCTCCGGGCAGAACTGGGCTCCGCCCGGTTAGTGCAGAAAGTAATTGTGCCCTAA
- a CDS encoding T9SS type A sorting domain-containing protein, with product MIPPHLVRLLSVILFLWGNQGIAQTIYFQQDFSAGGLPAGYTNTNPDKTQFNGIGGGASLPFAIVDNALEFDRQVDNTTKGYAVRTTDFSPASSSLYIQFRFRVLSSSQPGANAVKFYVGSGFSNSPAAPTNGQVYARFAIDIQNGTDFKMNPLPSGGGAANSVQTFSGWQTVTFVLNKASNLLQYLTPLGSLEQQPVDTYDLWVGSEKVFNDQAVLTASQTLTDFKLGFDDGVSKIQVDDFLIRDISGALPVTLLSFAAKPAGDRVQLNWSTTSEKDASHFIVERSDNLGEFTFVDQVSAKGTTDQRQYYGVVDYQPLPGNNYYRLRQVDRDGTFALSKPVSAVVESDKVVMDVYPNPVDPARIRIRLWNADEAIIELRTMSGQYIATRLQRRPDGADVIPQQPLPPGLYLLELRANGQRRVITVLVP from the coding sequence ATGATCCCTCCTCACCTAGTTCGTTTACTCTCGGTTATTCTATTTTTATGGGGTAATCAGGGCATTGCTCAAACTATTTACTTTCAGCAGGATTTCTCCGCTGGTGGTTTGCCAGCAGGCTACACAAATACCAATCCGGATAAGACCCAATTCAATGGTATTGGAGGAGGTGCCAGCCTGCCTTTTGCTATTGTTGATAATGCATTGGAATTTGATCGCCAAGTCGACAATACGACCAAAGGGTACGCCGTTCGAACTACTGATTTCTCGCCCGCTTCCTCCTCTTTGTATATTCAGTTTCGATTTCGAGTTCTATCATCGTCACAGCCTGGGGCTAATGCCGTAAAATTTTATGTTGGTTCGGGCTTTAGTAACAGTCCTGCTGCACCCACAAATGGACAAGTTTATGCCCGCTTTGCCATAGATATACAGAACGGCACAGATTTTAAAATGAATCCACTACCTAGCGGTGGTGGCGCTGCTAACAGTGTCCAGACGTTTAGTGGCTGGCAGACGGTGACGTTCGTCTTGAATAAGGCAAGTAATTTGTTACAGTATTTAACACCATTAGGTAGTCTGGAGCAGCAACCAGTTGATACCTATGATCTTTGGGTAGGATCAGAAAAGGTATTTAATGATCAGGCTGTACTCACTGCTAGCCAAACGCTAACAGATTTCAAATTAGGTTTTGACGATGGCGTTTCTAAGATCCAAGTCGATGATTTTTTGATTCGGGACATCAGCGGTGCGCTTCCCGTCACTCTCCTTTCCTTCGCAGCCAAACCAGCGGGCGACCGCGTTCAGCTGAACTGGTCGACAACATCCGAAAAAGACGCGAGCCATTTCATTGTGGAACGCAGCGATAACCTGGGTGAGTTTACATTCGTTGATCAGGTATCGGCGAAAGGAACGACTGACCAGCGCCAGTATTATGGTGTTGTAGACTACCAACCGCTGCCCGGCAACAATTATTACCGTCTCCGGCAGGTTGACCGCGATGGTACGTTTGCTCTTTCAAAGCCAGTATCGGCTGTGGTTGAGTCAGACAAGGTAGTGATGGACGTGTACCCAAACCCGGTTGATCCGGCACGGATTCGCATCCGGCTCTGGAACGCCGATGAAGCTATTATCGAATTACGAACTATGTCGGGGCAGTATATTGCTACCCGTTTACAGCGTAGGCCGGACGGAGCGGATGTAATTCCGCAACAGCCATTACCGCCGGGCCTGTACCTGCTTGAGCTACGCGCGAATGGGCAGCGACGAGTTATCACTGTACTTGTTCCTTAG
- a CDS encoding AIR synthase related protein, translated as MTDRYAQRGVSASKEDVHNAIAQLDKGLFPKAFCKIVPDTLAGDPDFCTIMHADGAGTKSSLAYLYWRETGDLSVWKGIAQDAIVMNTDDLICVGATGPMLLSSTIGRNKNLIPGEVIAELINGTEEVLQMLRGHGIEIYSTGGETADVGDLVRTVIVDSTVIARMRRDEVISNDRIQAGDVIVGLASFGQATYETQYNGGMGSNGLTSARHDVLAHYLADVYPESFDPAVDKSLVYSGSKRLTEPVAGTGLTVGQLILSPTRTYAPVVRMLLDELRQQVHGLVHCSGGAQTKVLHFVDNVHVIKDNLFPIPPLFRMIQAESGTSWQEMYKVFNMGHRLEVYLSEEHAQRVTEIAQSFGIDAQVIGRVEAYEGKRVTIKTEAGEFIY; from the coding sequence ATGACCGACCGCTATGCCCAGCGCGGAGTTTCCGCCAGTAAAGAAGACGTTCACAACGCCATCGCCCAACTCGACAAAGGCCTGTTTCCAAAAGCCTTCTGTAAAATTGTCCCCGATACCCTCGCCGGTGATCCCGACTTCTGTACGATCATGCACGCGGATGGGGCCGGAACAAAGTCGTCATTAGCGTATCTGTACTGGCGCGAAACCGGTGATCTGAGCGTTTGGAAAGGTATTGCGCAGGATGCGATCGTTATGAATACCGACGACCTGATCTGTGTGGGAGCTACCGGCCCTATGCTGTTGTCGTCGACTATTGGCCGCAACAAGAATCTGATCCCGGGCGAGGTCATTGCCGAGCTTATTAACGGCACCGAAGAGGTGCTGCAGATGCTGCGTGGGCATGGTATCGAGATTTACAGCACCGGTGGCGAAACCGCCGATGTGGGCGATCTGGTTCGGACCGTGATTGTAGACAGTACCGTTATTGCCCGCATGCGACGCGATGAGGTCATCAGCAATGACCGGATTCAGGCGGGTGATGTGATCGTAGGATTGGCTTCGTTCGGACAGGCTACCTACGAAACGCAGTATAACGGCGGTATGGGCAGCAACGGGCTAACATCGGCCCGGCACGACGTACTGGCCCATTACCTGGCCGATGTCTACCCTGAAAGTTTCGATCCGGCGGTCGATAAATCCCTTGTGTATAGCGGCTCCAAACGGCTTACGGAGCCTGTTGCCGGCACCGGCTTAACGGTAGGGCAGTTGATCCTGTCGCCCACGCGTACCTACGCGCCGGTTGTCAGGATGTTGCTGGATGAACTTCGTCAGCAGGTGCATGGTCTGGTCCACTGTTCGGGTGGTGCTCAGACGAAGGTGCTGCACTTTGTCGACAACGTTCACGTCATTAAAGACAACTTGTTTCCTATCCCGCCCCTGTTCCGGATGATTCAGGCCGAGAGTGGTACGAGTTGGCAGGAGATGTACAAAGTGTTTAATATGGGACACCGTCTGGAAGTATACCTGTCCGAAGAACACGCGCAGCGAGTTACCGAGATTGCCCAATCCTTCGGCATTGATGCTCAAGTGATTGGCCGGGTGGAAGCCTACGAAGGTAAGCGGGTAACTATAAAAACGGAGGCTGGTGAGTTTATTTATTAA
- a CDS encoding Gfo/Idh/MocA family protein — protein MTRWGILGPGRIAHKFAQDLMTVPDAQLYAVASTDQERANAFAREYGAPHAFGSYEQLLTLPDLDVVYVATPHVKHYENVKMLLNAGIAVLGEKPFAMNGTQVREMVELARSKQVFLMEALWSRFMPVLQRAKQLVDEGAIGTVTGVRADFGFAATFSPEGRLFNKALGGGALLDIGIYPLFWSYLFLGMPQTVKATAVFGQTGVDEQCGMVMTYPNGELAILDSTLRARTPCEAFVYGTEGMIRVQSRWHETEGMTLERDGQEPERIEIPRTTFGYDYEAVHVMQCLTDGRTESDTWSLNDSINLMTLLDTVRNEAGIVYE, from the coding sequence ATGACTCGCTGGGGAATACTGGGACCGGGCCGCATCGCCCATAAATTTGCACAGGATCTGATGACCGTGCCCGATGCGCAACTCTACGCTGTGGCCTCAACTGATCAGGAACGGGCTAATGCCTTTGCCCGGGAGTATGGTGCCCCCCACGCGTTTGGCTCGTATGAGCAACTCCTGACATTGCCCGATCTGGATGTTGTCTATGTGGCTACGCCCCACGTCAAGCACTACGAGAACGTAAAAATGCTGCTCAATGCGGGCATTGCTGTACTGGGCGAAAAGCCGTTTGCCATGAATGGTACCCAGGTCCGGGAGATGGTCGAGCTGGCGCGAAGCAAGCAGGTTTTTCTCATGGAAGCACTCTGGAGCCGGTTCATGCCGGTACTACAGCGGGCTAAACAGCTGGTCGACGAAGGCGCCATCGGTACTGTTACGGGCGTTCGGGCTGACTTCGGCTTTGCCGCTACGTTCTCTCCCGAAGGCCGTCTGTTCAACAAAGCGCTGGGTGGTGGTGCCCTGCTCGACATCGGTATCTACCCGCTTTTTTGGTCGTATCTGTTCCTGGGTATGCCGCAAACGGTGAAGGCAACGGCCGTTTTTGGCCAGACTGGCGTTGATGAGCAGTGCGGTATGGTAATGACCTACCCCAACGGCGAGCTGGCGATTCTCGATAGTACCCTGCGCGCCCGTACGCCCTGCGAAGCCTTTGTGTATGGTACCGAAGGGATGATTCGGGTGCAGTCGCGCTGGCACGAAACGGAAGGGATGACGCTCGAACGTGATGGCCAGGAGCCCGAACGAATTGAAATACCCCGGACTACGTTTGGTTATGACTATGAAGCCGTGCACGTTATGCAGTGCCTGACTGACGGTCGTACCGAAAGCGATACCTGGTCGCTGAACGATAGTATCAACCTAATGACCTTACTGGATACGGTCCGGAACGAAGCCGGCATCGTATACGAATAG
- a CDS encoding DUF1059 domain-containing protein gives MKTLNCRDAGFDCNAQIHAETDEEILSQAAQHAQTVHGVTVTPELAEGLKSLIHEETV, from the coding sequence ATGAAAACGCTCAATTGTCGCGATGCCGGTTTTGACTGTAACGCGCAGATCCACGCTGAAACGGATGAAGAAATACTGTCCCAGGCGGCACAGCACGCGCAGACGGTACATGGGGTAACGGTCACGCCTGAGCTGGCCGAAGGGTTGAAGTCACTGATCCACGAAGAAACGGTATGA